A single window of bacterium DNA harbors:
- the selA gene encoding L-seryl-tRNA(Sec) selenium transferase, with protein MPNPGPEDDIQYGSRCEEPESVSSGFSGLGSVDSWLGDPRVLAYLECADGGVGITLHQAKEAVRKGLEDARNGSNPSDSDLRDYATSKIGARLEEYRNLQLARVINATGIILHTNLGRAPVHAELARLATDIASGYVNLEYDLASGARSGRHAGLNSMLRSLSGAEDALVVNNCAAALYLILSALATTGSDRKAASGLEVIVSRGELVQIGGGFRIPSILAASGAVLREVGTTNITTQQDYAEAVNEQTAMILKVHPSNFKQYGFTESVPAASLVPLAARAGIPLIEDLGSASLASERDIARAGILSPRPAIRAGVDLVCFSGDKALGGPQAGIILGKSRFIGKLRRHPVMRTMRVDKWTAALLSAVLWACGNNRLDLLPVYEMATRDPKTDLSRAKRIAKKLNAMGLRCDVVEHPASLGGGTSPGESIPSYAISPCAKDVSALELASRLRAGKPPVVGVIKEGKLLLNMRTVFLEDDNKLFSAIAALLA; from the coding sequence GTGCCAAATCCAGGCCCAGAAGACGATATTCAATATGGAAGCCGCTGCGAAGAACCCGAAAGCGTTTCTTCCGGCTTTTCAGGACTGGGCAGCGTGGACAGCTGGCTTGGAGATCCACGGGTTTTGGCTTATCTTGAATGCGCGGATGGAGGCGTAGGAATAACCCTGCATCAGGCCAAGGAAGCGGTCAGAAAAGGCCTGGAAGACGCCAGGAACGGCTCGAATCCCTCAGATTCCGACCTTCGGGATTACGCAACTTCGAAAATCGGCGCGCGGCTTGAAGAATACCGAAATTTGCAGTTAGCGCGCGTAATCAACGCAACGGGAATAATTCTCCATACTAACCTCGGCAGGGCGCCGGTACACGCGGAACTTGCCCGGCTGGCGACCGATATCGCATCAGGGTACGTGAATCTCGAATACGATCTAGCCTCCGGCGCAAGAAGCGGGAGACATGCGGGTTTGAACTCGATGCTTCGATCGCTATCCGGCGCCGAAGATGCATTGGTAGTAAATAACTGCGCTGCCGCACTGTATTTAATCCTCTCGGCGCTTGCAACAACCGGATCCGACAGAAAAGCCGCGTCAGGCTTGGAAGTGATCGTGAGCCGCGGAGAACTCGTGCAGATAGGAGGCGGATTCAGAATTCCTTCCATCCTTGCTGCAAGCGGCGCAGTATTGCGCGAAGTGGGAACCACAAACATAACCACTCAACAGGATTATGCCGAGGCGGTTAACGAGCAAACCGCGATGATTTTGAAGGTTCATCCCTCAAATTTCAAGCAGTATGGATTTACGGAAAGCGTTCCCGCGGCCTCCCTCGTCCCGCTCGCCGCGCGAGCGGGAATTCCGCTGATCGAGGATCTTGGAAGCGCTTCGCTTGCTTCCGAGCGCGATATCGCGCGGGCGGGAATACTCTCCCCGCGCCCCGCGATTAGGGCCGGCGTGGATCTTGTGTGTTTTTCAGGGGACAAAGCACTCGGAGGGCCCCAAGCCGGAATAATTTTGGGCAAAAGCCGCTTCATCGGAAAATTGCGCCGCCACCCCGTTATGCGGACGATGCGAGTGGATAAATGGACCGCCGCGCTGCTTTCAGCCGTTCTTTGGGCTTGCGGAAACAACAGGCTGGACCTGCTTCCCGTGTACGAGATGGCCACGCGTGACCCAAAAACGGACTTGTCCCGCGCAAAAAGAATTGCAAAAAAACTAAACGCAATGGGACTGAGGTGCGATGTGGTGGAACATCCGGCCTCGCTGGGAGGAGGAACTTCGCCCGGGGAATCAATCCCGTCCTACGCCATCTCCCCTTGCGCAAAAGATGTTTCAGCGCTTGAGCTGGCGTCACGGCTGCGAGCGGGGAAGCCGCCGGTGGTCGGAGTAATCAAAGAAGGCAAGTTACTCCTGAATATGAGAACAGTTTTTTTGGAGGACGACAACAAACTTTTTTCAGCCATTGCAGCTCTATTGGCTTGA